A DNA window from Bacillus sp. SM2101 contains the following coding sequences:
- a CDS encoding YigZ family protein — MLQKYYTVKGNGEHEITIQKSRFICHVKRVTTDAEAQQYILDIKKQYWNASHNCSAYLIGERDQIQKANDDGEPSGTAGVPMLEVLKKKGLKDTVVVVTRYFGGIKLGAGGLVRAYGKAVSEGLQATGIVERTLMRVMHTKIDYNWLGKLENELRSSIYKLKEIHYLEDVDIEVYVEEEHKQQFIEWMTDLTNGKAVISEGISTYLEETVTI; from the coding sequence TTGTTACAAAAGTATTATACCGTAAAGGGAAATGGAGAACATGAAATTACGATTCAAAAATCCCGCTTCATCTGTCACGTAAAGCGAGTAACGACTGATGCAGAAGCACAACAATATATACTTGATATTAAGAAGCAATATTGGAATGCTTCTCATAATTGTTCTGCATACTTAATTGGTGAAAGAGACCAAATTCAAAAAGCAAATGATGACGGCGAGCCTAGTGGCACGGCAGGTGTACCGATGCTAGAAGTGCTAAAGAAGAAAGGCCTAAAAGATACCGTCGTCGTTGTCACTCGTTATTTTGGTGGAATTAAGCTAGGTGCAGGGGGGCTTGTTAGAGCTTATGGGAAGGCTGTATCTGAGGGGCTTCAAGCGACGGGTATTGTCGAAAGAACGCTGATGCGTGTGATGCACACCAAAATTGATTATAATTGGCTCGGGAAGCTCGAAAATGAGCTGCGTTCTTCAATATACAAACTAAAAGAAATTCACTATTTAGAAGATGTCGATATTGAGGTATATGTAGAAGAAGAGCATAAACAACAATTTATTGAATGGATGACAGATTTAACGAACGGTAAAGCCGTCATCTCTGAAGGCATAAGCACATATTTAGAGGAGACCGTTACAATATAA
- a CDS encoding LCP family protein, whose product MKDNQDNKSGKVISKRRKRLIIFIIPVLIIIIAATAYGANLYIKAQNAFENSREVPTNEDTSSPPVQEAIIKKKDNFSLLIMGIENSETRVDANNVDALLLATFNEEKKSVKLLHIPRDSYVYIPYKDSKDKITHSNNGGTQATIETVSQLLDLPIDRYIKLDFNAFVAIVDALGGIEVDVPITFSEQDSQDRLNSIYIEKGLQTLTGEEALALARVRKLDNDFERGKRQQLIIEAIIDKAASLGSITKYGTMIEALGDNLKHNFATFSEITSLYKYATPDLTIETLQLQGYDSTAGAAYIFELDEAYLEEVKKELQDHLEDVEPPNNESSNNEQ is encoded by the coding sequence ATGAAAGACAATCAGGACAATAAATCAGGAAAGGTTATATCAAAACGACGCAAGAGGCTTATTATCTTCATCATTCCAGTGCTCATTATCATCATAGCTGCCACTGCATATGGTGCAAATTTATATATAAAAGCTCAAAATGCATTTGAAAATTCACGAGAGGTTCCGACTAATGAGGATACATCTAGTCCACCAGTACAAGAAGCGATTATAAAGAAAAAAGATAACTTTTCGTTGTTAATTATGGGCATAGAAAATAGTGAAACGAGGGTTGATGCAAATAATGTAGATGCATTACTTCTTGCTACATTTAATGAAGAAAAAAAATCTGTGAAGCTTTTACATATCCCACGTGATTCCTATGTATATATTCCTTATAAGGATAGTAAAGACAAAATCACACATTCCAATAATGGCGGAACTCAAGCAACCATTGAAACTGTTTCACAGCTTCTTGATCTACCGATTGACCGCTATATTAAATTGGATTTTAATGCATTTGTTGCCATTGTTGATGCACTTGGTGGTATTGAAGTTGATGTACCAATTACATTTTCTGAACAAGATAGTCAGGATCGACTTAATAGCATTTATATAGAAAAAGGCCTGCAAACATTAACTGGTGAGGAAGCACTTGCGTTAGCACGAGTAAGGAAGCTTGATAATGATTTTGAACGTGGTAAACGTCAACAGCTTATTATTGAGGCGATTATTGATAAAGCCGCTTCACTCGGTTCGATTACGAAGTATGGCACGATGATTGAAGCACTTGGAGACAACTTAAAACATAATTTTGCTACTTTCTCTGAAATCACTTCATTATACAAATATGCCACGCCTGATCTCACAATTGAGACGCTACAGCTACAAGGGTATGATTCAACAGCTGGAGCAGCATATATTTTCGAATTAGATGAAGCTTATTTAGAAGAAGTTAAAAAAGAACTGCAAGATCACCTAGAAGACGTTGAGCCTCCTAACAATGAAAGCTCTAATAACGAACAATAA
- a CDS encoding LCP family protein — translation MNNDRRYLKLKHRKKKRRRIIYLFTIPLLAIILGVTTYGSILLNQAQSAANEANEELVRGEKSEKREEVVHPKADNISILFMGVDDSEARGSGNSRTDALLLATFNEEEKSVKLLSMPRDSYVYIPSVGYNDKINHAHAFGGTDGAVETVENLLDIPVDYFVKLNFNAFVDLVDALDGIEVDVPITFSEQDSQDRKGAIYLEQGLQTLDGEEALALARTRKIDSDLMRGERQQLVMKAIAEKAASLGSVTKYSAIIEALGNNIKTNLTFDEMISFYDYATSSFTIDNLQLQGSNAMIDGIYYYDLDEQQLENIKQELKTHLNVNADHTANDSVVNNEQQTSEHN, via the coding sequence ATGAATAATGATAGACGCTATCTTAAGTTAAAGCATCGTAAAAAGAAGCGAAGAAGAATAATTTATTTATTTACGATCCCATTATTAGCCATTATATTAGGCGTGACAACATACGGTTCCATTTTATTAAACCAGGCACAATCAGCTGCCAATGAGGCAAATGAGGAATTAGTCAGAGGCGAAAAATCAGAAAAACGCGAAGAAGTCGTACACCCAAAAGCAGATAATATTTCAATTCTATTTATGGGTGTAGATGATAGTGAAGCAAGAGGTAGTGGTAATAGTAGAACAGATGCTTTATTACTAGCTACATTTAATGAGGAAGAAAAGTCTGTAAAACTATTAAGTATGCCGAGAGATTCATATGTTTATATCCCTTCAGTAGGGTATAATGACAAAATAAATCACGCCCATGCTTTCGGTGGAACTGACGGTGCAGTTGAGACAGTTGAAAACTTACTTGATATTCCAGTTGATTACTTTGTTAAATTGAATTTCAACGCATTCGTTGATTTAGTCGACGCACTTGATGGAATTGAAGTCGATGTTCCAATTACGTTTTCTGAGCAGGACAGTCAAGATCGTAAAGGAGCCATTTATCTTGAACAAGGGCTACAAACACTTGACGGTGAAGAAGCACTTGCTTTAGCCAGAACGAGAAAAATAGATTCTGACTTAATGCGTGGTGAACGCCAGCAGCTCGTGATGAAAGCAATTGCTGAAAAAGCAGCTTCATTAGGTTCTGTTACTAAATATAGTGCAATCATCGAAGCACTTGGTAACAACATTAAAACAAACCTTACCTTTGACGAGATGATTTCTTTCTATGATTATGCGACATCAAGCTTTACAATTGATAATCTCCAATTGCAAGGTAGTAATGCAATGATTGACGGCATTTATTATTACGATCTAGATGAACAACAATTAGAAAATATTAAGCAAGAATTAAAAACACATTTAAATGTGAATGCAGATCATACGGCAAATGATTCGGTTGTAAACAACGAGCAACAAACATCCGAGCATAATTAA
- a CDS encoding MraY family glycosyltransferase, with translation MIYLTSLICLIISILITPLVKKFAYKIGATDRPNQRKVHQKIMPRLGGLAIYISFLIGVLILRPQDEFQLAILIGSAIIILTGVLDDVFELSAKIKLGGQLLAAGVVVLGGVQVEFINLPFGGELQFGWFSIPLTILWIVGITNAINLIDGLDGLAAGVSAIALITITGMAMIKGDIFVVSIGLIMLGSIIGFLFYNFHPAKIFMGDTGALFLGYMIAVLSLLGFKNVTFISLIVPIIVLGVPISDTFFAIIRRIVNKKPLSAPDKSHLHHCLLRLGYSHRQTVLVIYGISAMFGVAAVIFSQVTIWYALVIISVLLLVVELFVEKIGLIGENYRPLINFIRGILYAPNVKK, from the coding sequence ATGATTTATTTGACCTCATTGATTTGTTTAATAATCTCCATATTGATTACGCCGCTTGTAAAGAAATTTGCGTATAAAATTGGAGCAACAGATCGTCCGAATCAGCGCAAAGTACATCAAAAAATCATGCCGCGTTTAGGTGGCTTAGCGATATATATAAGTTTTCTAATCGGTGTGTTGATTTTACGACCTCAAGATGAATTTCAATTAGCTATACTTATCGGTAGTGCCATTATTATCCTCACAGGTGTATTAGATGATGTATTTGAATTATCTGCGAAGATAAAATTAGGTGGACAGTTATTAGCTGCCGGTGTGGTTGTATTAGGTGGTGTACAAGTTGAATTTATCAACTTGCCATTCGGTGGTGAATTGCAATTTGGCTGGTTCAGTATACCGTTAACAATACTATGGATAGTCGGCATCACTAATGCCATTAATTTAATCGATGGCCTTGATGGCCTAGCAGCAGGAGTATCTGCTATCGCATTGATTACAATTACTGGAATGGCGATGATTAAAGGTGATATATTTGTTGTCAGTATTGGGTTAATTATGCTTGGAAGCATTATTGGCTTTCTATTCTATAATTTCCATCCGGCTAAAATATTTATGGGTGATACAGGAGCGTTATTCCTTGGTTACATGATAGCTGTTCTATCACTACTAGGATTTAAAAACGTTACATTTATCTCCTTGATTGTGCCAATCATTGTGTTAGGTGTACCGATTTCAGATACGTTCTTTGCGATCATTCGTCGAATTGTAAATAAAAAGCCGTTATCTGCACCTGATAAATCACATTTGCATCACTGCTTGTTACGACTAGGGTATAGTCACCGACAAACCGTTCTTGTTATTTACGGTATAAGTGCCATGTTTGGAGTTGCTGCTGTTATTTTCTCACAAGTAACGATATGGTATGCACTCGTCATTATTTCAGTGTTATTACTTGTCGTTGAGCTATTTGTTGAAAAGATCGGCTTAATTGGTGAAAATTATCGTCCACTAATTAATTTCATACGCGGCATTTTATATGCACCAAATGTAAAAAAATAA
- a CDS encoding SpoIID/LytB domain-containing protein — protein MKKLAIAIMSIIFIALLPTISAGSGTAGISPPLYETSIKVKLLPEKTFSAKIFGSYHFVNLDDQSAIPYTTDIIFEQQNGIVIATTNGDSYESSSGYGLYEVEQNDQNAVEISNIQTSSGPMPIQYRGSFSITPLLTEEAPNLVNTLHIEDYIKGVVPSEMPSYWPYEALKAQAVAARSYAFSQMQTSQYLNMTVASQVYRGKTNEAATTNQAIAETNGIFATYNNEPIQAFFHASSGGYTENSEDIWSNPIPYIRAVEDSFDQHPDNTHYGWSMSIPATTITNSLFGNAQNTLLSLKVTERSIAGAVQQMEAIVYDNETNTRPSISLKPTFTSSSDGFRTIFGEYLKSSKFTVTGDAAAKIIVADGSTTHVDNLYGYELQTADNATETIVDDNITLKTKTSTALYPTFTQAYQFSGDGWGHGLGMSQWGARSMASAGYTYDQILKHYYIGIEVR, from the coding sequence ATGAAAAAATTAGCCATCGCTATCATGTCAATCATTTTTATAGCTCTACTCCCAACAATCTCTGCCGGATCTGGGACAGCAGGTATATCACCTCCACTCTATGAGACGAGTATTAAGGTGAAATTGTTACCAGAAAAAACATTTTCAGCAAAAATATTTGGGTCATATCATTTTGTGAACCTAGATGATCAATCGGCAATTCCTTATACTACAGACATTATATTTGAGCAACAGAATGGTATAGTCATTGCTACAACCAATGGTGACTCCTACGAATCGAGTTCTGGATACGGACTTTATGAAGTAGAGCAAAATGACCAAAATGCTGTAGAAATATCTAACATCCAGACGAGCTCTGGACCTATGCCTATTCAGTATCGTGGTTCGTTTTCAATTACACCTCTACTAACAGAAGAAGCACCTAACTTAGTTAACACGTTACATATTGAAGATTATATCAAAGGTGTTGTACCTAGTGAGATGCCATCTTATTGGCCATATGAAGCACTAAAAGCACAAGCTGTAGCAGCACGGAGTTATGCGTTCTCTCAAATGCAAACATCACAATATTTAAACATGACTGTTGCAAGTCAGGTTTATCGTGGTAAAACGAACGAAGCAGCAACGACTAATCAAGCAATCGCTGAAACAAATGGCATATTTGCAACATATAACAACGAACCTATTCAGGCATTTTTCCATGCTAGTAGTGGTGGTTATACTGAAAATAGTGAAGATATATGGTCAAATCCTATTCCTTATATTCGAGCTGTAGAGGATTCATTTGATCAACATCCAGATAACACTCATTATGGTTGGAGCATGAGCATCCCTGCTACAACGATAACTAACAGCCTATTTGGTAATGCACAAAACACCTTACTCTCTTTAAAAGTAACTGAAAGAAGTATAGCTGGTGCAGTACAACAAATGGAAGCCATTGTATATGACAATGAAACGAATACTAGACCTTCCATTTCATTAAAGCCTACATTTACAAGCTCTTCTGATGGATTTCGCACCATCTTCGGAGAGTACTTAAAGAGCTCCAAATTTACCGTTACTGGTGATGCAGCTGCAAAAATCATCGTTGCAGACGGCTCAACAACTCATGTAGATAACCTTTACGGCTATGAGCTACAAACAGCAGACAATGCGACAGAGACAATCGTTGACGACAACATTACATTAAAAACTAAAACGTCAACAGCTCTTTATCCAACATTTACTCAAGCGTATCAATTTTCAGGCGACGGTTGGGGCCACGGTCTAGGCATGAGTCAGTGGGGTGCACGAAGCATGGCATCAGCAGGCTATACATACGACCAAATATTAAAGCATTATTACATTGGTATCGAAGTCAGATGA
- a CDS encoding S-layer homology domain-containing protein → MLNKKGFLLCTITGLLITSACSQEQKTYAGKNNEVATAEWTEQELGEVAAITQSVEDKVALLEKEVEELLMSSEQSTEQPVFNDVQADYWAFGEVMKLYKQGIISGYPAEQLFKPENTITRAQAAKMIVIALDLPLSKTPSVFNDVEPGNWAEQLIMTAFEHGLIDGNNGSFMPNEPMQRKHMAVALQKGFQLQPLDVAFTEYVDVTNDNSDGDIYDAIKIVTQHGIATGSNGYFNPSEPTKRSQFSAFLVRALERD, encoded by the coding sequence ATGCTTAATAAAAAAGGGTTTTTATTATGTACTATTACCGGCTTATTAATCACGTCTGCTTGTTCACAGGAGCAAAAAACATATGCAGGTAAAAATAACGAGGTAGCAACAGCAGAGTGGACGGAGCAAGAGCTAGGTGAAGTAGCTGCAATTACACAAAGCGTAGAAGATAAAGTTGCTTTACTTGAGAAAGAAGTAGAAGAACTTTTAATGAGTTCAGAACAGTCAACTGAACAGCCGGTCTTTAATGATGTGCAAGCTGATTATTGGGCTTTTGGGGAAGTTATGAAATTGTACAAGCAAGGAATTATTTCAGGCTACCCAGCTGAACAGCTCTTCAAACCTGAAAATACAATTACAAGGGCACAGGCAGCAAAGATGATTGTCATAGCACTTGACCTCCCACTATCTAAAACACCGTCCGTATTCAATGATGTAGAGCCAGGTAATTGGGCCGAACAGTTGATTATGACTGCTTTTGAACATGGGTTGATTGACGGTAACAACGGTTCGTTTATGCCAAATGAACCAATGCAAAGAAAACATATGGCTGTTGCATTACAAAAAGGCTTTCAATTACAGCCACTAGACGTTGCTTTTACAGAGTATGTGGATGTAACAAATGATAACAGTGATGGTGACATATATGACGCTATAAAGATTGTTACCCAGCACGGCATTGCGACAGGAAGCAATGGTTATTTTAACCCAAGTGAGCCAACGAAACGCTCTCAGTTTTCTGCATTTCTTGTACGAGCATTGGAAAGAGATTAA
- a CDS encoding lipid II flippase MurJ, whose protein sequence is MKNQLFKAIGIVTIINIVARLIGFAKDAVVGMLFSKTEADAIFFAYTIPNLIYLVVGGAITTAFISIYSKLPTKEEKTKFLNIVFSYMTVIFIALTILLMIFVDPILKLSFRQLSSESFEITKNLYLWMTPSTVLLVLSIWLSGVLNVHNRFSLSTFSTLLYNLVFLIFGVALMPILSFYSYGFGALLGAVFMLVVLIYGIKKEKIQFRFQFAYTNEMKRLVNMTVPLILGGAALQFYIFIQRIYAARFPEFDGLTTLLNNASKLTQFPQAVLMTAVTTVIYPLLSKKVAANEMGQIESLYQRGLRVLRLMLLPITVFVYFYAQDIVTIVFEYGKLTADDTILTTPLVQILAISMYALASSAYVTRFFYAMENTFLPVLINVISVFGVTVLATNILIDYEGTNAIAWGTTISAISNYILLVMFGRFILRLKVYGKEIMQIWKTWIFILILGTITYVSSIWLSFASSFINVAIGLVIFVIVGALLMKLLKFPELEIFTRYLRSKRNKQVVE, encoded by the coding sequence ATGAAGAATCAACTTTTTAAAGCGATTGGGATCGTTACGATTATTAATATAGTTGCTAGGCTTATTGGTTTTGCTAAAGATGCAGTAGTAGGTATGTTATTTAGTAAAACAGAAGCAGATGCTATATTTTTTGCCTATACGATTCCAAACCTCATTTACCTAGTTGTTGGTGGTGCAATAACCACAGCATTTATTTCAATTTATAGCAAATTACCGACGAAAGAAGAAAAAACAAAATTTCTAAATATCGTATTTTCTTATATGACGGTTATTTTTATTGCTTTAACCATATTGTTAATGATATTTGTCGATCCAATCCTTAAATTATCCTTTAGGCAGCTTTCTAGTGAAAGCTTTGAAATTACAAAAAATCTTTACTTATGGATGACTCCATCTACCGTTTTATTAGTACTATCAATATGGTTAAGTGGAGTATTAAATGTTCATAATCGATTTAGTTTATCGACATTTTCAACGTTACTATATAATTTAGTGTTTTTAATATTTGGAGTCGCCCTTATGCCGATACTCAGCTTTTATTCATACGGGTTTGGTGCGTTACTCGGTGCAGTCTTTATGCTTGTTGTGCTCATATACGGAATCAAAAAAGAAAAGATCCAATTTCGTTTTCAGTTTGCATATACAAATGAAATGAAGCGCTTAGTCAATATGACAGTTCCACTTATTTTAGGAGGGGCAGCGTTACAATTTTACATTTTTATTCAACGTATTTATGCTGCACGGTTCCCTGAATTTGATGGGTTAACGACACTGTTAAATAATGCTTCCAAGCTTACACAGTTCCCTCAAGCAGTATTAATGACAGCTGTTACGACTGTTATTTATCCGTTGCTGTCTAAAAAGGTAGCAGCGAATGAGATGGGTCAAATTGAAAGCTTATATCAAAGGGGTTTACGAGTACTTAGGCTGATGCTATTACCGATCACGGTGTTTGTCTATTTTTACGCACAAGATATTGTCACGATCGTTTTTGAATATGGAAAATTAACAGCAGACGACACAATATTGACCACTCCACTCGTGCAAATATTAGCCATTTCTATGTATGCTCTCGCATCAAGCGCATACGTAACGAGATTTTTCTATGCGATGGAAAATACATTTTTACCTGTTTTGATTAACGTTATTTCCGTATTTGGTGTAACAGTTCTCGCAACAAATATTCTTATCGACTATGAAGGCACTAATGCCATTGCTTGGGGAACGACAATAAGTGCTATTTCGAATTACATTTTACTCGTGATGTTTGGACGCTTCATCCTACGCTTAAAAGTGTATGGGAAAGAGATAATGCAAATTTGGAAAACGTGGATCTTTATTTTGATCTTAGGTACCATTACATACGTCTCTTCCATTTGGCTCTCATTTGCTTCTTCCTTCATCAACGTAGCAATCGGGTTAGTGATATTTGTAATCGTAGGTGCGCTCCTTATGAAATTATTGAAATTTCCTGAGCTTGAAATATTTACGCGTTACTTAAGAAGTAAGAGAAATAAGCAAGTTGTTGAATAA
- a CDS encoding glycosyltransferase family 4 protein, translating into MKKKVLVLSNMYPNDDGITFGIFVKNQVEALRKQGLNVDVIAIDDPSNRKVNVIIKYCKWLLQALWTLLIKGRSYDVVHAHYVFPTGIIGLLFQKIHRTPLIVTAHGGDIDRMAKKNPRIRRWTQKILQRANHVIAVGQGLYDEIHEQYGVEKDKLSIVNMGVNRKVFVPYEKRAVRQQLGLKEHERPLIFVGNIIREKGLIELIEAFTLLKKEHKDAVLYVIGPSRNENFMNELQQKASELQTADIKFLGALTQQELAKWMSAGEVFVLPSHMEGFGLVAVEAMSCHTPVVGSDVGGLSYLLANQHGILVQPQNADALYEGINAVMSDDQLKQQLINNGEKRAEENDEDTLIDKLISIYHKG; encoded by the coding sequence ATGAAGAAAAAAGTACTTGTACTAAGTAATATGTACCCTAATGATGACGGCATAACTTTCGGTATCTTTGTGAAGAATCAGGTGGAAGCTCTGAGGAAGCAAGGATTAAATGTAGATGTCATTGCAATTGATGACCCAAGTAATCGCAAAGTGAACGTAATAATAAAATATTGTAAGTGGTTGCTGCAAGCATTGTGGACTTTACTAATAAAAGGAAGATCATATGATGTGGTTCATGCACATTATGTTTTTCCAACAGGGATTATTGGCTTGCTATTTCAAAAGATTCACCGTACGCCATTAATTGTTACTGCACATGGCGGTGATATAGATCGCATGGCTAAGAAGAATCCACGGATTCGAAGGTGGACACAAAAAATATTACAACGTGCTAATCATGTCATTGCGGTTGGACAAGGACTGTATGATGAGATACACGAGCAATATGGCGTTGAGAAGGACAAACTGTCGATCGTTAACATGGGTGTCAACAGAAAAGTCTTTGTCCCATACGAGAAACGAGCTGTCCGTCAACAACTTGGTTTGAAAGAGCATGAACGTCCACTTATTTTTGTCGGTAATATCATTCGTGAAAAAGGACTTATCGAACTGATTGAAGCATTTACTTTATTGAAAAAAGAACATAAGGATGCAGTCTTGTATGTAATCGGTCCAAGTCGTAACGAAAACTTTATGAATGAGTTACAACAGAAGGCTAGTGAACTACAGACAGCTGATATAAAATTTCTTGGTGCATTAACACAGCAGGAACTTGCTAAGTGGATGTCAGCTGGAGAGGTTTTTGTCTTACCATCTCATATGGAAGGGTTCGGTCTTGTAGCAGTTGAAGCGATGTCTTGTCACACGCCTGTAGTAGGTAGTGATGTTGGTGGTTTATCGTATTTGCTAGCAAATCAACATGGGATTTTAGTGCAGCCACAAAATGCAGATGCGCTTTATGAAGGAATTAATGCAGTTATGAGTGATGACCAACTTAAACAGCAATTAATTAACAATGGCGAGAAACGCGCAGAAGAAAATGACGAAGATACTCTTATCGATAAGCTAATAAGCATTTATCATAAAGGATGA
- a CDS encoding polysaccharide pyruvyl transferase family protein has translation MKIGIVGNYGNNNNGDEAILLGIIQQLTTHFDVNRKDITVFSDNPDFTKQKYGTEAASLYYKKGSAVKTLLHTVKHNRKVMKGLDVVIIGGGGILMDLYKREAPLFGTYGLLGRFYGAKVIVYGCGVGPLNTSIGRLFIRLLTRVADSVSVRDPQSKELLRKIGVKKDIDVIGDPAFSITPEKTHKSSEKIKKIGVTSLPYYNLKYWPEANDEKYEMYVNGMAQNLDALIEEKGVDITFFSTKYPQDVWMTQEIYDRMKYKDHATVIDDHLQPHQLINVCAEQDVVIGTRLHSIIFSYLVETPSIGVAYHHKVEHFMKMIDQEKACIPIDNLSSNDTIFLSSVNEMEQNWKHTETLVKKISVQLKEKAAQGLKQFHMLPRKEGK, from the coding sequence ATGAAAATTGGGATTGTGGGTAATTATGGGAATAACAATAACGGGGATGAAGCGATCCTGTTAGGTATTATTCAACAATTAACGACACATTTTGATGTAAATAGAAAAGATATTACGGTCTTTAGTGATAACCCAGATTTTACGAAGCAAAAATATGGAACGGAAGCAGCCTCGCTTTATTATAAAAAAGGGTCGGCTGTTAAAACATTATTACATACCGTGAAACATAATCGGAAAGTAATGAAAGGGTTAGATGTTGTCATCATTGGTGGTGGTGGCATTTTGATGGACTTATACAAGCGTGAGGCACCTTTGTTTGGAACGTACGGCTTATTAGGACGCTTTTATGGAGCTAAAGTGATTGTTTACGGATGTGGAGTAGGCCCATTGAATACGTCCATTGGTAGATTATTTATTAGACTTCTGACGAGAGTTGCTGATAGTGTATCGGTGCGTGATCCTCAGTCGAAGGAGCTACTTAGGAAAATTGGTGTTAAAAAGGACATCGATGTGATTGGTGACCCTGCTTTTTCCATCACTCCCGAAAAAACACACAAAAGCAGCGAGAAGATAAAAAAAATTGGTGTAACAAGCCTACCGTATTATAACTTAAAATATTGGCCTGAAGCTAATGATGAAAAATATGAAATGTATGTAAATGGAATGGCTCAAAATTTAGATGCGCTTATTGAAGAAAAAGGTGTAGATATTACGTTCTTTTCAACAAAATATCCACAGGATGTATGGATGACACAGGAAATTTATGACCGGATGAAATATAAAGATCATGCTACTGTCATTGATGATCATTTGCAACCGCATCAACTGATTAATGTATGTGCAGAACAGGATGTTGTCATCGGAACGAGACTTCATTCTATCATCTTCTCATATCTGGTAGAAACACCGTCCATTGGTGTAGCGTACCATCATAAGGTTGAGCATTTTATGAAGATGATTGATCAAGAAAAGGCTTGTATTCCAATAGATAACTTATCATCGAACGATACGATATTTTTGTCATCGGTAAATGAAATGGAACAGAATTGGAAACACACAGAAACACTTGTTAAGAAAATATCCGTTCAATTAAAGGAGAAAGCAGCACAAGGGTTAAAGCAATTTCATATGTTGCCGAGAAAAGAGGGTAAGTAA